Below is a window of Anaerolineae bacterium DNA.
CCGATATCTACCCCCAGTTCAGGATTACCGGGCGTCTTGACAGTCCCTCCCCTGAGAACCACAAGGTCTTTCCTTAGTTTGACTTCAGCGGAAAGGTTTGGGGGGATGGCGATATCACATATTATAGCCCCTTCTTTAAGGTGCTCAGGCCAAACCAGAGGCTTAGCCGAGCCGGCTGCGGTTACTATCACCTCAGCTTCCCTGAGTAAGTTTATGTCGGTTGTAACTATGGTTTCATTGCTGTTTGCCAACGAACCCCTGACTCTCTCCAGAGCTTCAGGATTTCTGCCTATTAGTATAATCCTCTTAACTTTGGGAGCAAAAAACTTGGCTAAAGCCTTTCCTATGGAGCCTGTGGCCCCCAGTATGGCCAGGGTGGTTTTTTCCAGATTTAATTTCCTCTTTTTGATGGCTTCTTCAATTATTTTGGCTGATGCAGCTACGGTGTAAGAATTGCCGGTGGTTACAGGTATTGAGAGCTCACGGGCTACCGTTATTCCTGCATCCCCCACCACCGAAGTAAAAGCCCCAAGCCCCACAATTTGAGCTCCAAGCCTTTCAGCCAGGCGCCCAGTAGCGATTATCTTGCGGTAAGCAAAATTAACGGGAACTTCCAGCATCCTTTTGGCGGTAAGTGGGCAGGCCAGGAACCAGCCTTCTACTTCTTCACCCGTGAATTCCGAACGTATGCCCCGCACTTTAGAAATTACAAGCGGGGGGAAATATCCCGAAAGGAAGTGGATTAGAGACAGGGGCAAAACTGTCCCAAGCAGGGGGAA
It encodes the following:
- a CDS encoding shikimate dehydrogenase gives rise to the protein MPKAKFAFIIHPIDPRGDVKKKFPLLGTVLPLSLIHFLSGYFPPLVISKVRGIRSEFTGEEVEGWFLACPLTAKRMLEVPVNFAYRKIIATGRLAERLGAQIVGLGAFTSVVGDAGITVARELSIPVTTGNSYTVAASAKIIEEAIKKRKLNLEKTTLAILGATGSIGKALAKFFAPKVKRIILIGRNPEALERVRGSLANSNETIVTTDINLLREAEVIVTAAGSAKPLVWPEHLKEGAIICDIAIPPNLSAEVKLRKDLVVLRGGTVKTPGNPELGVDIGLPQGYIYACIAETIALAMEGRFEDYTLGRDISLEKVEEIEKIARKHGFVPTIV